GGAGGTACAGGAGCGGCTCACCGGTGCCGATGAGTTGCAGCTCGATAGTGAAGCGTCCGTTGGCGATGCGCCGTAGTTCCTTCATTTCGCGACACTCCCCGGATGCGCATGGCCGTTGGCCGCATGAGCCGTCGTTCCGTTCGAGCCATCGCGATTGAAGTCGAGCGGCGCGGGCATCGCGCGCTCACTTTCCGGCAGCGGTCGCGGCGACCACTTGTCCTCCCAGTCGCTCCACAGATCGCGCATCTGCGGCATCACTTCGCGCGCGAAGAGCTCGGTGTTCTTGCGCACCAGCTCGGGCGGCATCGAGCCGATCTGCTGGAGAATCATCAGATGGCCGCAGTTGAGGCTCTTCATCGCCTCGCGCAGGCGGTCGCGCACGGTGGCCGGTGAGCCCGCGATGATATAGCCCTGATCGACGAAGTCCTTCCACGTGAGGCCCTCGCGGCGCAGCCCGGCCGCCCCGCCGACCTGCGCGAGAAAGCCCGCGCGAATCGTGCTCTCGGTGCGATAGCCCGGGGCGTCGGCGAAGCCCTGATAGACGTGCAGGCAGCGATTGTAGAAATAATCCATGTGCGGCGCGTAGTCGCGCTCGGCCTGCTCGTCGGTCTCGGCGACCGCGACCACCTGCGCAAAGCCCATGCTGTAGGGATTGAGCGGCTTGTTCTTTTTCGCCATCACGTTCCAGTAACCATCGGCGACCTTCTTGCCCGCGATATAACCGAAGTACGACAGAAAGCTGTACTGATAACCGAACTCGGCGCAGAAATCCCAGGTCTCGACCGAGCCGCCGCCCGGCACCCAGATCGGCGGATGGGGTTGCTGGAGCGGCTTCGGCCACAAATTGACGTAGCGCAACTTGGAGAACTTGCCGTTGAAGGCGAAGACGTCCGGCTCCGTCCAGGCGCGAATGATGAGATCGTGGGCTTCGCGGTACTTCTCGCGCAGCGTTGCCGGCACTTCGCCATAGCAGAAGTTGGTATCCATCGAGGTCCCGACCGGAAAGCCGGCGACCAGGCGGCCGCCGCTGATCACGTCGAGCATCGCGAACTCCTCGGCGACGCGCACCGGCGGATTGTAAAGCGCGATCGAGTTGCCCAGCACGACCAGATTCGCATG
The nucleotide sequence above comes from Candidatus Binataceae bacterium. Encoded proteins:
- a CDS encoding LLM class flavin-dependent oxidoreductase, with the protein product MKFTWFHLMPYRFLPENFKDKYRSVWVDIPRDLYDPKLGHRLYNDYLDQLEFADQMGFDGLGVNEHHQNAYGLMPSPNIMGAAMARRTRHANLVVLGNSIALYNPPVRVAEEFAMLDVISGGRLVAGFPVGTSMDTNFCYGEVPATLREKYREAHDLIIRAWTEPDVFAFNGKFSKLRYVNLWPKPLQQPHPPIWVPGGGSVETWDFCAEFGYQYSFLSYFGYIAGKKVADGYWNVMAKKNKPLNPYSMGFAQVVAVAETDEQAERDYAPHMDYFYNRCLHVYQGFADAPGYRTESTIRAGFLAQVGGAAGLRREGLTWKDFVDQGYIIAGSPATVRDRLREAMKSLNCGHLMILQQIGSMPPELVRKNTELFAREVMPQMRDLWSDWEDKWSPRPLPESERAMPAPLDFNRDGSNGTTAHAANGHAHPGSVAK